A segment of the Amycolatopsis thermophila genome:
GCGCCGACGAGGTTTCGGTGACCGTGCCGCCCAGCGCCGCGAACGGCGCGCCGGAGTTCTCCAGTGCGTCGGTCAGCCACGACCAGCCGACCGCGGGCAGGAACGGGTCGCTGGCCAGTTCGCGATCGATCTCCGCCCGCACGTAGACGACCACCCGCAGGACCCCGTGCCAGGCCTCCTGACCCTCCGGGTCGTGCAGCAGCACGAACCGGCCGGTGGCCGTCACGTCCGCGGGGCCGGTCGCGTCACAGCTGAGCGCGTAGGACCAGGGCGCCAGCCGCTGCGGCGCGCGGATCGGCTCGAGGGTCATCTCCGGCCGGGGCCGGACGGCCTGCAACGCCGCGACAGCTTCACGGAACATCTCGGGCGCATGCGTCATCGCGGTCACAGCCCGACTGTAGGACGGGTACCGGGTGCCGGGCGGCAGACGCGCCGAGGGAAGGCCGGTCGGCGGCGCGTGGCACCATGGTTGGCGATGTCCACTACTGCGCAGTCGCGGCCGCGAACGGCCCGCCGGGACCTCGCCGGGTCCCCGTTCCTGGCCGCCGCCCGCGGCCGCCGTCCGTCGCGGCTGCCCGTCTGGTTCATGCGCCAGGCCGGCCGGTCGCTGCCCGAGTACCGCGCGCTGCGCGAGGGCGTGCCGATGCTGACGGCGTGCTTCGACGCGGAGATGATCTCCGAGATCACGCTGCAGCCGGTCCGCCGTCACGGGGTGGACGCCGCCATCTTCTTCTCCGACATCGTGGTGCCGCTGGTCGCCGCGGGGATCGACGTCGACCTCGTGCCCGGTACCGGCCCCGTGGTGGCCGATCCGGTGCGCGACGCCGCCGCGGTCGGCCGCGTGCCCGAGCTGGACCCGGCGCGGATCGAGCCGGTGCTGGACGGCGCCCGGCTGCTGGTCGAGCGGCTCGGCGAGACGCCGTTGATCGGATTCACGGGAGCGCCGTTCACGCTCGCCTCCTACCTCATCGAGGGTGGCCCGAGCCGCACCTACGAGCGCACCAAGGCCCTCATGCACTCCGACCCGGCGGTGTGGCACGACCTCGCCGCGCGGCTCGCCGGGATCGCGGCGACCTTCCTGCGCGGGCAGGTCGAGGCCGGGGCCGACGCGGTGCAGCTGTTCGACTCCTGGGCCGGCGCGCTGACGCTGCGCGAGTACCGCGAGTTCGTGCTGCCGCACTCGGCGCGGGTGCTGGACGCGGTCGCGGACCTGGACGTGCCACGGATCCACTTCGGCGTCGGCACCGGTGAGATCCTGCCCGCCATGCGCGACGCCGGTGCGGACGTCGTCGGTGTCGACTGGCGCGTCCCGCTCGACGAGGCCGTGCGGCGGCTCACCGCCCGGGGCGAGCCCGCGCCGGTGGTGCAGGGCAACCTCGACCCGGCGCTGCTGCACGCGTCCTGGCCGGTGGTCGAGGCCGAGGTGCGGCGCATCGCCGCGGAGGGCCGTGCCGCCGCCGGGCACATCTTCAACCTCGGTCACGGCGTGCTGCCGGGCACCGATCCCGGCGTGCTGACCCGCGTCGTCGAGCTCGTCCACAGTCTGGAGCCCTGATGCACGTCGCGGTCGTCGGCGGGGGCGTCTCGGGCGCGGTCGCGGCGTACCGCCTGCGGGCGGCGCTCGGCGACGGCGCGACGATCACGCTCTTCGAGGCGGGCGACACCCTCGGCGGCAAGCTGCGCACCGCGGAGGTCGCGGGCGTGCGCTACGACGTGGGCGCCGAGGCGTTCCTCGCCCGCCGGCCGGAAGGGGCCGCGCTGGCCGCCGACCTCGGGCTCGGCCTGGTGCACCCCACCGGCGCGCGCTCGACCGTGCGAGCCGGTGGGCGCCTGACCCCGTTGCCCGGCGGCACCCTCATGGGCATCCCGGGTTCGCCGGACGCCGTCGCGGACGTGCTCTCACCCGGCGCCCGTGCCCGGGTCGCGGCCGAAGCGGACCTGCCCCCGGTGACCCTGGACGACGACGTCGCGCTGGGCGCGCTGCTGCGCGAGCGCTTCGGCGACGAGCTGGTGGACCGGCTGGTCGACCCGCTGCTCGGCGGCGTCTACGCGGGCGGCGCCGACGGTCTCGGCCTGCGCGCCACCGTGCCCGCCCTGGCCGCCGCGCTGGACCGCGGCGCGACCTCGCTCACGGCGGCCGCGGCCGGGCTCATCCCCGCCGAGCCCAGCACCGCGCCGGTGTTCGGCACCCTGCCCGGCGGACTGGGCACCCTCGTCGACACCCTCGTCGAGCAGGCCAAACCGGACGTGCGCCTCGGGCAGCCGGTCACCGCGCTGCGACGCCGCGAGACCGGGTGGCAGCTGGAGGCCGGCACCGAGGCCGTCGACGTCGACGCGGTGCTGCTCGCTGTGCCCGCCCCGGCGGCCCGCAGGCTGCTGGGCGACGTCGTCCCGGCCGCGTCCGCCGCGCTCGGCGAGGTCGAGCTGGCGTCGATGGCGGTTGTGGCGATGGCGCTGCCGCCGGGCACGGAACTGCCGGACGCGTCCGGGGTGCTGATCGGCGCGCGCGAGCGGCGGTCCGACGGCGAGCCGTTCGCGGCCAAGGCCTTCACCTTCTCCTCCCGCAAGTGGGCCCACCTGGACACCGGCCCGGTGCTGGTGCGCGGTTCTGTCGGGCGGTTCGGTGAACCCGGCGCGCTGCACCGCGACGACGAGGACCTGGTCCGCCTGGTGCGCGCGGATCTGGCCGACCTGACCGGCATCACCGCCGAGCCCATCGACGTGGTCGTGACCCGTTGGGGCGGCGGGCTGCCGCAGTACGGGCCGGGGCACCTCGACCTCGTCGACCGGGCCGAGCGGGCCGTCGCGGAGGTGCCGGGGCTGGCGCTGGCCGGGGCCGCGCTGCACGGTGTCGGGGTGCCCGCGTGCATCGCGACGGCCACCGCGGCAGCGGCGCGCATCACCTCACACCTGGTTCCCTAGCAGCCCGTTTCCCCGCAGTGCGAAGATGGGGACATGGCGCGGCTGAACTATCAGGAGCTCAACGACACCATCCGCTACACCGCCTGGTCGGTGTTCCGGGTCGAGCCCGGGCGGCTCCCGGAGGACCGCGGGCAGGCCGCGGCGGAGACCACCGACTACCTCGACGCCCTCGAGGGCAAGGGGGTCGTGGTGCGCGGCGTGTACGACGTCGCCGGGCTGCGGGCCGACGCCGACTTCATGATCTGGTGGCACGCCGAGACCGCCGAGCAGGTGCAGGCCGCCTACACCGGGTTCCGCCGCACCCCGCTGGGCCGCGTGTCGACGCCGGTGTGGAGCCAGTTCGCGCTGCACCGGCCCGCCGAGTTCAACCGCAGCCACATCCCCGCCTTCCTGGCCGGTGAAGAGGCGCGCAAGTACATCTGCGTGTACCCGTTCGTGCGGTCCTACGAGTGGTACCTGCTGCCGGACGCCGAGCGCCGCAAGATGCTCGCCGACCACGGCAAGGAGGCCCGCGACTACCCGGACGTCCGGGCCAACACCGTGGCGTCGTTCGCGCTGGGCGACTACGAGTGGATCCTCGCCTTCGAGGCGGACGAGCTGCACCGCATCGTCGACCTGATGCGCCACCTGCGCGCTACCGAGGCGCGCCGGCACGTGCGCGAGGAGACCCCGTTCTACACCGGGACGCGGGTTCCGCCGGCCGAGCTGATCGCCAACCTGCCGTAGGGGCCGGGCCGCTGCCACCGCCTCCCGGGCCTGTGGCGCGACCCGGCAGCGCTGCCTCACCGGCTGAGGCGGAACCTCCGGCGTGGCCGGGGCAGTTCGCCGCGCTCGGTGAGCCAGGTGGCGAAGTTCGCGGCGTCCTGGCGGTAGCCGACGCCGTCCGTGCGCGGCGTGGCCGCCGCGTAGGCGTCGAAGAGGGGACGGAACCGCTCGCCGAGCGCCTGGGGCAGGTCCGGACGCAGGTCGGCGACGACGGAGCCGCGTTTGGCGCGCAGGGCGCGGACTTCGGCGGCCACGCGCGCGGGGTCGAAACCGGTGGGGGCCTGCTCGCCGGCCAGCAGGGCGCGCAGCAACGCGGCCTGGCGGGCGGCCAGCTCCGCGCGGCTCACAACCGGCCCCGGATCGCGGCGAGCTCGGCGGCCAGTTCGTCGTCGGGCGGGTAGGCGCCGTCCCGTTCCAGCAGGGCGCCCGGCGGCTCGGCGCGGCGCCGCAGTTCGGTGAGCAGGTCCAGCACCTCCGGCTGCACCGGATGCGTGTGCGTGTCGTGGTAGATCCCGTCCACCTCGACCCCGCCCGCGACGTGCACGTACGCCAGACGCTCCAGCGGCACCTCGTCGAGGAAGGCCGCCGGGTCCGTGCCCAGGTTGCGCGCGTTCGCATACAGGTTCGCCACGTCCACGATCAGCAGGCAGCCGGTCCGCTCGGTCAGCTCGCGCAGGAACGCGGCCTCGTCCATCTCCGCGTCCGGCCACTCCAGCAGCGCGGCGATGTTCTCCAGCGCGAACGGCCGCCCGATGATCGACTGCGCCAGCCGCACGTTCCCGGCCAGCACGTCGAGCGCCTCCCGGGTGCGGGGGAGCGGCACCAGGTGCCCGGCGTCGAGACCGCCCGCGCGCACGAAACAGACGTGGTCGCTGGCGACCGGCGCGTCCAGCTCGTCGGCCACTGCCGCGAGGTGCTCGACCCGCCGCGTGTCCAGCGGTTCGGCCCCGCCGAGCGAGAGCGACACCGCGTGCGGCAGCACCGGCAGGCCCCGTGCGCGCAGCTCGGTCAGAGCGGCCGGCAGGTGCCCGGGGTGCAGGTTCTCCGCGATCACCTCGACCCACTCCACGCCCGGCATGCGGGCGATGGACAGGTCGATCTCGGGGCGCCACCCGATCCCCACGCCCAGCCGGTCAGTCGCCACCGCCACCTCCGCACCCGCCGCCGCCACCGCACGAGCTGCCGCCGCCGCACGAATTCCCCCCGCACGAGCTGCCGCAGCTGCTCGACGACCCGCACGAGGAGGCACCGCCCGACGAGCAACCCGACGCCCCGGCCCACCCGCGCGACTTCTGCGGCCGCGGGGCGGGCGCCGCGCGCAGCGCCTCGGCGATCTCCCGATCGGGGTACCGGGTCAGGCCGCCCAGCGCCACCGCCTGGGCCGCACTCGTGCCCGACGCCGACCGGACGATCTGGTCGCCGGTCCTCGTGCGGGGCGGGCGGCCGTCCGGGCGGCCGGTGACCGCCCACAGGATCACGGCGGGCGCCAGGGCCAGCACGAAACCGGGGCCGGGGAAGCTCGTGAACGCCACGATCGCGACGGCGACCATGAGGACCGCGGCCAACCGCCGGACGTTCTTCAGCGCGCCCTGCTCGACCAGGAGCCCGGCCTCCGCGAGCCGGTCGCGCGCGACGTCGAGCACGCCGCCACGGCGCACGGCCGCCCGCACGGTGTGCAGCGTCGCCGCGCCGCGTTCGTGGTGCACGCTCGACCACACCGCCGCGCCCAGCTCGTCGGCCGGGGGACGATCGCCGGTCGTGGTGAGCCGTCCCGCGTAGCTCACCCGGACCTGCTGGCGTTCCAGCAGGTCAGCCAGTGCGGCGTCGGTCGCGCGCATCGGGCCGCCGGCCAGGAACCCCAGCTCGGCCGGGCCGGGCGTCCGGTGCGGCACGCCCGCACGTCCCTTCAGCAGCATCGGGCCGGCCAGGCGCACCAGGATCGGGAGCAGCACCAGCCCGGCGTAGATCACGAGGAACGCCGGCAGCGGAAGCCCCCAGTACCCGGACCCGCCGGCGTCCATGACCGTCGCTTCGACCCCCAACGCCGGCACCTCCGCATCAGCCCGTTGTGCGGTGAGACGACCCGCGACGGCCGCCGGTTCCCGCTCACGGGGACGGAGGCGCCGGACGGCGGCGCAGCAGCGGCACGGTCGTCACGCTCCCGCCGACGCCGGGCGCGCCGACCCCGCTACTCGGCCGGGACCAGGCGCAGGGCGATCGAGTTGATGCAGTACCGCTGGTCGGTCGGGGTGGGGTAGCCCTCGCCCTCGAACAGGTGCCCCAGGTGGCTGTGGCAGGTCGCGCACAGCACCTCGGTGCGCACCATGCCCAGCGACCGGTCCTCGCGCAGCAGCACGGCATCGGAGTCGGCCGGGTCGAAGAACGACGGCCAGCCGCAGTGGCTTTCGAACTTCGTGTCGCTGCGGAAGAGCTCCGCGCCGCATGCCCGGCACTCGTAGACGCCGGTGGTCTTGGTGTCGGTGTACTCGCCGGTGAACGGCCGCTCGGTCGCCGCCTGGCGCAGCACCGCGTACTCCTCGGGGGAGAGCTGCTCGCGCCACTCCTGGTCCGGCTTGACCACCTTCGGAGTGGCTCCCACCACGGGTTCCATGCGAGGTTTCATGGGATTCAGGCTACTCGGCGAGCCACTGCAGGGCCCGGACCACGATGTCCCACGAGGCGACGATCACGCCCAGCACCAGCAGCACCACGATGGTCGCCGCGACCCACCACCGCAGGCCGCCGACGCGGGCGCTGGAGTCGGCGAACTCCTCCACGTTGTGCAATGTTCCTTCGACCGTGAACCCCGGCTCGCACCGCTGCATCCGGTCCAGGTGCCGGGCGAACGCCTGGGCCTCCGGATCGTCCGGATCGAGGCCGACCAGGTCGTCGTCGAAGCGCGGGTTCCGCCCGCTCTCGGTCATGCCACCAGGGTAGGTCAGCCGATGCGGGTGTCGGCGTCGATGCGCATGCCCTGTTCGGTGTTGACGACCCGCCACGAGACCCGGCCGACCCCCGCGATGGTGACGTACATGTCGGCCGAGCCGTCGGCGTTGAGGCCCTTGTCCGCGAGGATCGAGTTGTACTGCTCGATCTGGTGCTCGCTCCAGTACTGCTGGAACGCCTGCTGGCTGCCGAACAACGACTGCGCGGCGGGCGTGAGCAGCGCCCACGCCGCGGCCGATCCCTTGCCGTCCAGGTACCCCTTCACGACCTGCCCGGCCTGGCCGAAGTTGACCGATCCGGTGTTGGCCGTCTTGCCCAGAGCGGCCGGCGGCGCGCTGCTGGACGGGCTCGACGGCGCCGACGTGGGAGCGGGGGTGTTGCCGCCCGCGTTGGCCTGGGTCCCGCCCTCCTTCGCCGAGTCGCCGCCGTTCAGCGCCACGATGAGCACCACCACGAGCACGGCGACCACGGCCACCGCCGACCCGATCAGCACACCCTTGCGCTTGAGCGGGGACGGCTGCGCGGCCTGCGCCGGCTTCGGCGGCGGGATGAACGCCGCGGTCGGGTTGCGCGGGCTGCGCTGCGGCGGAGCCGGGGGAGCGGCGGTGGCGGCGGCGCCCGTGCGCTGCCACGGCGGCCGCTCGGCCGGCGGCGCGGGCTCGACGGGCACCGCGGCGGGCTGACGACCCGCGGAGAACAGCGGCGGCGACACCATCGTGCCGGCCTTGACGTCCTTTTCGCCGTTGGCGAGCGCGGCCAGCCGGTCACGCGCCTCGAGCATGGTCGGTCGCTCCTCCGGCTCGACCCGCAGCAGGCTCATCAGCAGCGCGGTCGCCTTGCCGGACTGCCGCGGCGGCACGACCTGGCCGTTCGCCGCCGTGTAGAGCAGGGCGAGCTGGTTGGAGCTGTTGCCGTAGGGCGGCTGGCCCTCCAGCGCGTGGTAGAGCGTCGCGCCGAGGGAGAAGACGTCGGAGGCCGGCGCCGGGTCCGAGCCCCGCGCCAGCTCGGGCGCGAGGTAGGCGGGGGTGCCGCCGATCAGGCCGGTCTGGGTGAGCGTGAGGTCGCCCGCCGCGCGGGAGATGCCGAAGTCCGTGATCTTCGCCGTGCCGTTCTCGTCGATCAGGATGTTCGCCGGCTTGATGTCGCGGTGCACGATCCCGGCGCGGTGCGCGACCACGAGCGCGGAAGCGACCTGGTGACCGATGCGGGCGACCTCGGCCAGCGGCAGCGTGCCCTGCTCGGCGATCACCGCCGACAGGCTCTTCGACGGCAGGTACTCCATCACCAGGCACGGATCGCCGCCGTGCTCGGCGATGTCGAACACGACGATGGCGTTGGGGTGCTGGAACCGGGCCGCGTTCTTCGCCTCGCGCATCGCCCGCTGGCGCATGTTGTTGCGCTCGGTCTCGGACATGCCCGGCTGGGCGAGGATCTGCTTCACCGCCACCGAACGCTCGAGGCGCTCGTCGACCGCGCGCCACACGACGCCCATGGCGCCGCTGCCGATGTGCTCAACGAGGCGATAGTGCCCTGCGATCAGCTGACCGGTGTCGATGGGACTACTCCTCGGAAACTCTCCGCATGTGCTGGCCTGGCTCAGCGCGAACGATCTCCTCGCGCACCGGGTCGAGTGTAGCGGGCTGCTTCGTGCGCCCGACGCAAGCTGTCCCGCGGGCGATTCGGGCCAGGCCAACGGCCCCGGCGATGGCGAAGGCACCGTAGCAGACCAGCAGTGCGGGCGGGGTGCTGCCGGTGAGCGCGTCGCCCAGCACCACGACCGCGATCGTGCCGGGCACGCTGCCGAGGACGGTCCCGGCCAGGTACGGGCGGAACCGCACGGACAGGATCCCGCAGCAGTATCCCAGTGGTGCGAAGGGAACCAGCGGGATCAGCCGCAGCGACGCGACCGCGAGCACGCCACCGTCGGCGAGGCGTTCGTCGACCGCGCGGACCACTTTCCGTTCCAGGTGGCGGGACACGAGGTCGCGCCCGACCCACCGCGCCAGCCCGAACCCGAGCGCGCCGGAGATCGCGGTCGCGGTGATCGCCACCACGATGCCGAGGGCGTCGCCGAGCAGCAGTCCCGCCGCGAGGTTGAACACGGTGCGGGGGACGGGGGCGACGGTGAGTACCGAATAGGCGGCCAGGAACACCAGCGCGGTGACCGCGCCCGCGCCGGCCGCCCAGGTGCGCAGCTCCGCGGGGGTGGGCACGGGAAGTGTGAACGCCGCCACCACCGCCCCGGCGAGCAGGACGAGCGCGAGGACCAGTTTGACGCGGCGGGGCACGACGTCCACGGTAAGGCACGGGCGGAACCGGGCCCGCGCCGCTACGGTGATGCGGTGGCGAAACGCGGTGAGGCGGTCGAGTACGAGGTGGGCGGCCGGACGGTGCGGGTGTCCAATCCGGACAAGGTGTACTTCCCGGAGCGCGGGATCACCAAGCGGCAGGTCGTCGAGTACTACCTCGCGGTCGCCGAACCCCTGCTGCGGGCCGTCGGCGAACGGCCGACGACGCTCAAACGCTTCCCCGATGGCGTTTCCGGCGAACCGTTCTACGCCAAGCGGGTGCCGAAGGGAGCGCCCGAATGGGTGCAGACCGCCCGGATCACGTTCCCGTCCGGGCGCACCGCCGACGAGGTCTGCCCGACCGAGCCCGCGGTGTTCGCGTGGGCGGCCAACCTCGGCACGCTCGACTTCCACCCCTGGCCCGTCCGGCGCACCGACGTGGACCACCCGGACGAGTTGCGGATCGACGTGGATCCCTCCGACTCGAACGGGTTCGGTGACGCGGTGCGGGTCGCGCTGGTGGTCCGGGAGGTGCTGGCGGAGGCCGGGCTGACCGGGTACCCGAAGACGTCGGGTGGGCGCGGGGTGCACGTGCTGGTGCGGATCCGGCCGGAGTGGGACTTCGTCGCCGTGCGGCACGCGGTGATCGCGCTGGGCCGCGAGGTGGCGCGGCGCATCCCCGACCTCGCCACGGTCGCGTGGTGGAAGGAGGAGCGCGGTGGCCGCGTGTTCCTGGACTACAACCAGGCGGCGCGGGACCGGACGGTCGCGTCGTCGTGGTCGGTGCGGGGCACCGCGCGGGCGACCGTGTCGACACCGCTGACGTGGGAGCAGCTACCGGAGGTGCACCCGGACGACTTCGACGTGCTGACGGTGCCCGCCCTGCTGGGTGCCCACGGTGACCCGCACGCGGCGATGGACGACGAGGCGTTCGGCCTGGAGACGGCGCTGGAGTGGTACGCCCGCGACGAGCGGGACCACGGCCTGGGGGAGATGCCCTACCCGCCCGATTACCCGAAGATGCCCGGTGAACCGAAACGGGTGCAGCCCAGCCGCGCCCGGGAGTGACGGTGCACGGGCGCCGGCCGCAGGTCCAGGCCCGGCGTCTGGCATCGCGGAACACCTGCCCCGAGCGGGGTGTTGACCTCTAGCGTGAAGCTGTCCGTGCTCGACCGGTCCCGCACCCGCGACGGGGGCACCCACGCCGACGCGCTGCGGGAGACCGTGGCGTTCGCACGCCAGGCGGAGGCTCTGGGCTACCACCGGTTCTGGGTGTCGGAGCACCACAGCGTCCCCGGCGTGGCCGGGTCCGCCCCCACCGTGCTGGCGGCCGCGGTCGCGTCGGCGACCCGCCGCATCCGCGTCGGCACGGGGGGCGTCATGCTGCCCAACCACCAGCCGCTCGTCGTCGCCGAACAATTCGGTGTGCTCGAGGCCCTGTACCCGGGCCGGATCGACATGGGGCTCGGCCGCTCGGTCGGCTTCACCGGCGGCGTGCGGCGCGCGCTCGGCCACGGCAAGGACGACGCCGACCGCTTCGGCGAGCAGGTGCGGCTCCTCCTCGGCTACCTCGACGGCACCCAGCGTGAACACCCCGGCGTGCACGCCTTCCCCGCCGAGGGGCGACCGGTCCCGGCGTTCCTGCTCGCCACCGGGGCGGGCGCGGACCTCGCGGCCGAGCTCGGCCTGCCCCTGGTCATCGGCGCGGTCCGCGGCGAGGCGCGGATGCTCGAAGCCATCGCGCGCTACCGGGACGACTTCGTGCCCTCGCAGCGCTGCCCGATGCCGTACGTGATCGTCTCGGCCACCGTCGCCGTGGCCGAGACCCGCGAGGCCGCCGAACGTCTCCTCGTGCCCGAGGCCTGGTCGGCCGCCTGGTCACGCACGCACGGCGTCTTCCCGCCGCTGCGCCCCGCCGGCGAGATCCTGGCAACCCCCATGACCGACCGCGAGCGCCGGTTCTTCGACGAGGCGCGCCGAGGTCAGATCGCCGGCAGCACGGACGAGGCGGCCGCGACCGTGCGCGGCCTGGCCGACCGCACCGGGGCCGACGAGATCCTGGTGACCACCAGCACCTACGACCGAAGCGAGATGCTGGACTCCTACCGGCTGCTGGCCGAATCGGTCTTCGCCGGCGCCCGGTAGTACAGCGCCACCGCCACGAACACCGCGAACGTCAGCCACAGGTAGCCGTTCAGGAAGAACCACTCCAGCCCCGCGGGCTTGAAGTTCAGCACCGTGCCGGCCTGGAACCCGAGCAGCTCGAGCACCCCGCCGGAGGTGACGAGCCCGGCGCCGACCAGCCCGATCCAGCCCCACACCGAACCGCGGAACGCGAGGTTGGCCAGGCAGATCAGCAGCATCGCGAGCCACACCCAGTGGTGCACCCAGCTGTACGGGGACACCGCGGTCATCCCCAGCCCGCACAGCGTCACCGCCACCAGCTCCTCACCCCGCGCGGCCAGGCGCCGGGCCAGCAGCAGGCACACCACGGCCGTCGCGGCGGCGGCCAGCAGCCACACGATCTGCATCCCGCCGGTCACGCCGGTCGCCCGCGCGAAGAACCCGCGCAGCGACTCGTTCGACGGGTTCTCCGGCACGCCCACACGGGTGGGGTCGGCGAACGCGCCGGACCAGAAGGTCACCGAGTCGTGCCACAGGAACGCGAACCCGATCGCCACGGTGGCCACCAGCGCGACGACCGACACGATCGCCGCCCGGTACCGCCGCGTCACCACCAGGTAGAGCACGAAGAACGCCGGGGTCAGCTTGATCCCGGCGGCGATGCCGATCAGCGCGCCCTTGACCTTCGACGAGTCCGGCAGCGCCACGTCGACCAGCACCAGGGTCATCAGCAGGATGTTGACCTGCCCGAACGCCATCGTCTCGCGGATCGGCTCGCACCACATGAGCAGCGCCGCGACCGGCAGGCTGAACAGCACCAGCCGCACGTCGCGCCGGAACCGCA
Coding sequences within it:
- a CDS encoding glycosyltransferase 87 family protein, whose protein sequence is MPSSAVETTAARPAPREGVRRPLPWAAFWPVLVLGAVAGFVYVRQVLAQLPVLMHLLDLGVYQIAGERVLDGVSVYDTPLLGNVRGEWEFVYTPFAALLFAPLAPLHGDVFTWVGALGDYAMLAVGVWAALSLLRFRRDVRLVLFSLPVAALLMWCEPIRETMAFGQVNILLMTLVLVDVALPDSSKVKGALIGIAAGIKLTPAFFVLYLVVTRRYRAAIVSVVALVATVAIGFAFLWHDSVTFWSGAFADPTRVGVPENPSNESLRGFFARATGVTGGMQIVWLLAAAATAVVCLLLARRLAARGEELVAVTLCGLGMTAVSPYSWVHHWVWLAMLLICLANLAFRGSVWGWIGLVGAGLVTSGGVLELLGFQAGTVLNFKPAGLEWFFLNGYLWLTFAVFVAVALYYRAPAKTDSASSR